ACCCTGGCCGCCTCGGCGAAGGCCGAGAGCATCATTCCGTTCCAAGCGGTGATGACCTTGTCGTCCAGCGCCGGCGGGATGCGCCGTTGGCGGGCTTGATAAAGAACCGGCTTCACGCGAGCCGCCGTCTCCAGTAATTCATCCGGGGTCATGTTCAGCTGCTTGGCCACGTCTTCGATGGGGCGAAGGCGGTTGGGGATGCTCTTGTGTTCCCAGTTGCCCTCGTCGGTGATGTCGTAGAGGGCGCAGAATCGTGCGGCGTCCTCCCGGTCCGCGACCGCCGCGGAGATCTCCGCCGGCGTCCAGACGAAGAATTTCCCTTCGACTCCCTCCGAATCGGCGTCGGTCGCGGAGTAAAAACCTCCTTCGGGATCGGTCATCTCTCGGAGGATGTAGTCAAGAACTTCCGCGGCCACTTGACGGTAGAGGGATTTGCGGGTCACCTGGTAAGCTTCGACATAGACCCGGGCGAGCAGCGCATTGTCGTACAGCATCTTCTCGAAGTGCGGCACGAGCCACCGATTGTCGGTCGAATAACGGGCGAACCCTCCGCCGACGTGGTCGTAGATCCCTCCGGCCGCCATCATATCGAGCGTTTTGGTGACCATGGCCAGAGTCTGTGCGTCCCCCGATCGGCGGTGGCTGCGCAGAAGGAGGGACAGCCCCGTAGCGGGTGGAAATTTCGGCGCGGCACTGAAGCCTCCGTAGGTCTTATCGAACTCTTCTTTAAATTGCGCGACGGCTTCCTCCAGGGCCGTTTCACCGACGGAAATCGGAGGGGGAACCCGGCCGGCTTGCTTCAACCGTTCCGTCAACGTTCGGGCTTGGGCGTGAATGTCCGCCGAATCGGTTTTCCAGGCCTCGGCGATATGCTTGAGCACGGTGCCGAAACCCGGTCGTCCCCATCGATCTTCCGGCGGAAAGTAGGTGCCGGCAAAAAACGGTTCTTGATCGGGGGTCAAAAAGACGGTCATCGGCCATCCGCCGTTACCGTGGTTCATGGCGACGGTGGCCTGCATGTAGATCTCGTCCAAATCGGGTCGCTCTTCGCGATCGACCTTGACGCAGATGAATTCTCGGTTCATCACCTCGGCGATGGCTTCGTTCTCGAACGACTCCCGTTCCATGACGTGGCACCAGTGGCAGGAGGAATAGCCGATCGAGAGGAGGATGGGCCGGTTCGTGTCCTTGGCGGCTTTGAGCGCCTCCGGACTCCAAGGGTACCAATCCACAGGGTTATAGGCGTGTTGAAGGAGGTACGGGCTGGTTTCGTGAATGAGGCGATTAGGCCGTTTCGAGCTCGATGACATGGCGCACCCTAGCACCGTGACGGGAACAGCGTCAATGAGGGGAGGCGGCCCTCTGTACCCTGTCACAGGAGGATACCACGATCGATGACCATTGACTGATGACCGAGCCTTGATGGGACTCCCTCAGAGCATCACCTTGATTGCCTTGGTTTATGGTAGGCTTGACGAGAAAACAGGGAGGCAGGGCCCCGGTGATCGACGACGATCTCTCCTCCAACTACCGCCTCACCGTCAGGCTGGAATTGGCCAACCAACCCGGTGTCTTTGCCCGAGTGGCGACGCTCTTGGCCGAGGAGCAAGCGAACCTGGGGGCCGTCGATCTCGTGTCGGCGACCAAAGCCCGCCTGGTTCGCGACGTCACCTTCGACGTGCAAAACGAGGCGCACGGCGAACGGGTGTTGAATCGGCTGCGTCTGTTGCCGGACGTCGAGGTGATCTCGGCGTCCGATCGTATTTTCTTGCTCCATCTCGGCGGAAAAATTCGGGTAGAGGGCAAGGTGCCCGTCAAAACCAGGCATACCCTTTCGATGGTGTACACGCCGGGAGTGGGCCGCGTCGCCGCCGCCATCGCGCAGGACCCGGCCAAGGCCTACGTCTTCACGAGCAAAGGCAACAGCGTGGCGGTCGTGACGGACGGCTCGGCGGTGTTGGGGCTGGGCAATCTCGGTCCGGAAGCGGCGCTCCCTGTGATGGAAGGCAAGGTGATGTTATTCAAGGAATTGGCCGGTATCGATGCCTGGCCCCTGTGTCTCAAGACGCAGGATCCGGACGAGATCGCCCGTATCGTGGAAGGCATCGCGCCCGGTTTCGGCGCCGTGAACTTGGAGGACATCAGCGCGCCCCGTTGTTTCGAGATCGAACGGCGGCTCAAGCAATCGCTTGAGATCCCGGTCATGCACGACGATCAACACGGCACGGCCGTTGTCGTGCTGGCGGCGTTGACCAACGCGTTGCGGGTGACAGGAAAACGATTGGAGGACGTGCACATCGTCGTGAACGGATTGGGGGCTGCCGGCATGGCCTGTTGCCGCATGTTGCTGGCGGCCGGCGTTTCGCATCTTGTGGGGTGCGACAAACAAGGAATTATTCTGAAGGGTGATGCCGCTACGTTGCAGGGGTGCCGGGACGACCTTGCCGCTTGTCTGACTCCGAACAGTCCCCAAGGGTCTTTGCGTGACGCGTTGAAGGGCGCCGATGTCTTTATCGGCGTATCAGCGGGAAATATCCTGAGCGCCGAGGCCCTTGACATCATGGCGCCGGATCGGATCGTGTTCGCCATGGCGAATCCCGATCCGGAGGTTCCACCCGAACTCGCCCGGTCGCATTGCCGTATTTTCGCCACCGGCCGATCCGACTTCCCCAATCAAATCAACAATGCGCTCGCCTTTCCCGGTATCTTCCGGGGAGCCCTCGACGTCCAAGCTCGCGAAATCAATGAAGCCATGAAGCTGGCTGCCGCCCATGCCATCGCCGGAGCCGTTCCCGAGGGGGCCCTGGGCGAGGAATACATCATCCCCAGCCTCTTTGACAAAACGGTCGTGCCAAGAGTGGCGCGCGCCGTGGCCATTGCCGCCAGACAGACGGGTGTTGCTAGGAGGCGCGCTAAGATCGGCGACGAGCCCGATTCCGGTACGGTGTAAGTCTCTCATCGGTTTGACCGTTTCTCCCTGTCGGCGTGTCGGATGGATGAGGCCGAGCCGGTCCTTCAGGACCTCCTTCCCGCTGTGCTACAATGCACCCGCCACCGGTGAGCTGAGCGATGCCGTTTTCAATGAGCAAATACCTTAAATTCCGTCAGGGGATGCAGAACCGGATCGGGTCGCTGCGCTCCAAGACGGAAGAAAGTTTGGACGTTGCCGTCGACGTCATGATGGAAGAGCGGGTCGATGGGTTTTTTCGGGTCGAGCAAGGGCTGGAGGAGATCATCCGATCCCTCGCCGAAATTGAAGAGGAGTTGGACGCGATCCGGGACCTGTCCGGAGCGATGCGTCTGGAGTCACGGCTGGAATTCGTTGAAGACCGCTGGGATGAGTTCGACAGTGAGATCAGGGAGCGACCCAGGCGACGGCGAAAAAGGCTCAACCTTGCCGATATTTTGAAAGCTTCAAGCGGAAACAGCGGAGCGGTCTCGGACCATTCCGGGGGCGGTATTCATACGGCCATGGACGCCTATGCCGTCATGGGGCTGGAATTCGGCAGTTCCCTCGCCGACGTGACGGCCGCGTTTCGAACGAAGGCGAAGCAGTTGCATCCCGACGCCAACAACGGCGATCGCAGCTCCGAGCCGGAGTTGCGCCGCATGCTGGAAGCGTATCAATTTTTGAAAGAGTATTTGAGTTTGAGCAACGTCGATCCTCTGCGTCCGCCCGATCGTCCCTACAATCCATCCGAATAACGTCACGGGCTCATGGCGATACACCCCCCCTATTACATTGCGAACGCCAAAGCGTTGCGCGAGTTCTGCGAGCGATTGCAGGACAGCCCCCGGCTCGCCCTTGATACCGAATTCGTCGGCGAAGACAGTTTCGTGCCCAAGCTCGAGCTGATTCAGGTCGCCACGGACGACGTCGCCGCGGTGATCGACTTTCCCGCCGTTCAAGCCGACAACGCGCTGGATCTCTTCTGGGAAATCCTCTGCGACCCGGACATTGAAAAGGTCGTGCACGCGGGCCGGCAGGATTTGGATCTGTTCGCGGTCCACGCCGGGCGCATCCCGAAGCCGTTTTTCGACACACAGATCGCCGCCGCGATGGTGGGGTACGGGGCGCAGGTCGCCTATGCCAGTCTTGTTCAGCGGGTTCACGGCGCCAAGCTGGACAAGGCGCACACGTTCACGAATTGGAGCGCCCGTCCTCTGTCCCATGATCAACTGGCCTATGCGCTCGACGACGTGACCTATCTGCTGGCGATCTATGATCATCTTCGCGCGCGGCTCTCCAAATTCGGCAGACTTGAGTGGGCCGTCGAAGAATTTTCCCGTCTGGAGTCGGCCGTCGGAGACATGCGGCGGGATTCTCACGCGCGCTATCAGCGGGTGCGGGGGTGGGACACCCTCAAGCCCAAGTCGGCGGCCGTGCTCCGGGCCTTGGCGGCTTGGCGGGAAGACGAGGCCAAACGCCGCAACAGCCCGAGAAGCCGGGTGATGCGGGACGAGGTCTTGCTTCAGTTGGCGCGGCGTCCCCCGAGCACGGTTCAGGAACTGCGGAGCGTCCGTGGCATGCACGAATCGGAAGTCAACCGAAACGGTGAGACGCTGTTGGCCGTCATCGGCGCGGCGTTGGCGCTGCCCTCTTCCGAGTGGCCTGAGGTCCCGAGAGAACGGAAGCCCGAGCCGGAATCAGCCGGGCTGTTGGAATTGCTGCAGGCGGTGCTCAAGGCCCGTGCCGCGCAGGAAGACATCGCTCCCGCCATGTTGGGAACGACGGCCGACTTGCAGGCTTTGGCCGAGGCAAAGACGAATCGCGCGACGATGGATCTTCCTCTGCTCAAGGGGTGGCGGAAATCGTTGGTCGGTGATCTGCTCCTTGATGTGTTGGATGGAAAGCTGGCCGTGAAGACCGATCCCCTTACCGGAGTGGTGTCTTGGGTCCGGATATCGACGGAGAACAGAGGGTGAGCTCGAGTGAGTTCAACGTGTTTTTATGCAATTCGCGGCAGGAGTTTCTTCCGGTGTGCCGCACTCGCGTCCGTCGTCTTGACGAGCGGCACTGCGCCGGTTCCTTGATGGTCTGAACGGCGCGTGCAGCGGTCGGGATCGGTTTCTCGGCAATTGTCGAAACGGAAAAAGCCGACCGGTACTTTTTCACCTCCGCTGTGCCAAGGAGAATAAGCCCGCCCTTACAGTAATTTCTTGATTGATTCAGCAGGCCTGGCGAGGATCGCCTCGTCGCCTTTTTCGACGAGCGGGCGTTGGATCAAATCCGGGTGCTTCACCATCAGCTCGATCAACTCATCGTCCGTGAGAGTTTTCTTGGCCAATCCGAGCTCCTTGTACACATCCTCTTTCGTCCGCAGCACGTCCTTCGGAGACAGTCCCGCTTTGTTGAGAAGGGCCTTGAGCCGTTTTTTGTCAAACGGCTGTTCGTAGTAGTTGATCGCCGTAAAGGATTCGCCGCTGTCTTTGAGAAGCCCTATCGCTTCCCGGCAGGTGCTGCAGGTCGGTTTGTGATAAATGGTGATCTTGGCCATGGATGACTCCTTGGTGAATGGTCCGTCTTGACGGATTTTTGACGGCTGTGCTTAGATGCTCCCGCATTCGATTGTAAGCACCGACCGTGTCGAGATTTGGCGCATGCCGTGGGCCGGAACCAGTTCATCAGGTCGATATTCCTGCGCGACGTCGTCGCAGCATACGCTCAAAGACCTCCGCATCAAACGCAAAGGCCAGCCGGTTTTTGTGCTCGGTCACCTGCTCAATCGGCGGGGACAAGAAGCCATTTTTGAAGGCTTCAACGATCGGATCGCCCTCGTCAAGTTCGGCGACGGGGGAATCGTCGGCTATGATCCGATCGAACTCTTGCTCCCCACTGAAATCGATGAGCGGGGCGTGGCCTATTTTGAAATTCGTCCCTGCCGCTCCTGCGAGATGTTGTTTCCGCTGACCAGAGAAGAGGCCGATTCCGACCAAGAACCGGCTCTCTGTCCGGAATGCAGACGTTAATCCACAAAAGGGGCGATCTCCAGCGCTTTTTTCAATAGACAATCTCCCGCAACTCCTTGCAACACCATCGGCAGCATCGCGCTGTCAAGGACTCGCACCCAGGTGACGTGAAACCCCTCCTTGAGCCTGCGCCCTTCCAGTTTCAAGGCGTGGCAGATCTCCAGTTTTTTCCAAATCGGATTGGAGAGAATCTGGTCCGTCGGGAGAAGCACAAGGTCCTCTACGGAGTTTTCGATCGAGATCTTGGCCGCGATACGCGTCTTGTCCGTCGGGGGGGCCATGACCACGGCAAACGCCAGCACGACCTCTTGTTCTTGCGCAAAACCAAGGGAGACGCCCTGTCCCGCGAACTGCGCCGCCAGCAGCCAGCAGAAAACGGCGGCCATCCCTCTTTTCTGCCGCATCCTCTTCATCATTGTCGCTCAAGTCGGAGTATGCCAACTGCCATGATTCATTTGCAAGAATTCCCTCCACCGCGCTCTTCTCGATTCATGGTAGGCTTGGCATGACAATGGAAGGAAATCGTCAACCGCTCATTAGTATGAGGTGCGATCATGCCACATGATTTCATGCCCGGATTGGCCGGAGTTCCCGCCGCCACGTCTTCAATCAGCGATGTCGACGGCCAACGCGGGGTGCTCGAGTATCGCGGAATCAGGGTAGAGGAGCTCTGTGCGAAATCTTCTTATCTCGAGACCGCGTATCTGCTGTTGTTCGGCCGTCTTCCGACAAGGGCGGAGCTTCATCGGTGGACGGCCGACGTGACGCATCATCGGCGCGTGAAATTTCGCATCGTGGACCTGCTCAAGTGTCTGCCCGAACAGGGGCATCCCATGGACGCGTTGCAGGCGGCGGTTGCGGCGCTGGGCATGTTCTATCCAGGGCGAAACGTCAAGGATGCCGACAACAACTATTGGTCGGCGGTGCGGTTGGTCGCCAAGCTTCCGACGATCGTGGCGGCATGGGCGCGTATTCGTCGTGGCGACGATCCGATCCCTCCGCGCGATGATCTCGGATTCTCCGAAAACTTTCTGTACATGCTGACGGAAACGGCGCCGCCGCCTTTGTGGAGCGAGGTGTTCGACGACTGTTTGATCCTGCACGCCGAACATACGATGAACGCGTCCACGTTCGCCGGTCTGGTGACGGCCTCGACGCTCGCCGATCCTTACACGGTCGTCGCGTCGTCGATCGGTGCCTTAAAGGGCCCCTTGCACGGAGGGGCCAACGAAGAAGTGGTTCAGATGCTGATCGAGATCGGCTCGCCGGATCGCGCCAGAACGTACGTGGAGGAAAAGCTGCGCGCCAAGCAAAAACTGATGGGGTTCGGTCATCGCGTGTACAAGGTCAAGGATCCGCGCGCGACGGTGCTCCAGGAATTGTGTCGGCGTCTGTTCACCGAGAGCGGCCCGTCTCCTTTCTATAACATTGCGTTGGAGGTTGAGCGGGCGGCCGGAGAGCGGCTCGGTGACAAGGGCGTCTATCCCAACGTCGATTTTTATTCGGGTATCATTTACGACAAAATGGGCATAGAGATGGATCTCTTTACGCCGATTTTTGCCATGGCGCGTGTGGCGGGTTGGTTGGCCCATTGGTTGGAGCAGCTGGGTGAAAACAAGCTGTTTCGCCCCGATCAAATTTATTCCGGCGAGCACAATCGACCATATGTGCCGATCGATCAACGATGAACGCCGGTACTCGGGTTCCATAGAAAAGATTCCACTTGACTCAAGCGGCGGTGGATTTATCTTCCTCGCAACGGTCGGACCGTGGAAGTGAAACCAATTCCGCTCTAAAAACGAGGAGGTTGACTATGTCACTCGTCCGCTGGGATCCGTTCCGTGAGTTGGAAGATATGTCAGAACGGCTGAACCGGGTGTTCGCCCGTCCGTCGGTTCGTGCAACGAGCACGAAGGAACATTTGACGGTCGCTGATTGGATACCGACCGTCGATATCAGCGAAACCGATGATGAGTACTTGATTAAGGCCGAGCTTCCCGAGGTCAAGAAGGAAGACGTCAAGGTCACGGTGGAAGACGGCGTGCTGACCATGCACGGGGAGCGGCGCCAAGAGAAAGAAGAAAAAGGCAGGAAATATCATCGAGTCGAGCGGTCGTACGGAAGTTTTGTGAGGAGCTTTACATTGCCTGAATCGGTTGATGAAACGGGTGTCAAGGCCGAGTACAAGGATGGTGTCTTGAATTTGCACCTTCCGAAAGTGGAGAAAGTCAAGCCCAAAGCCATCGAAGTGAAAGTGGGCTAGGAGGTTAAGAACCGAAACCGATAAGCACAGCCAGTAGGCTATGCTCTACATCGAGAGGGCCCACCGAAGGTGGGCCCTTTTGTTTCCACGGCGAGCTGGTGACGGATCATCACCTATTTGGAGGTACGCTCGATCCCGGCTCTTAGATCATCGGCCGGAGGTACAACGCTTTTTACTGAATTGAGGACGACCAGCGCCCCTACCACGAGAGCAACGAGGATTCCCCCGACATACAACCAGACCTTGTCCATAACATCCTCCTTTGGTTGAAGGTTGTTCCGGCCGTGAGGCCTATGTTGAGCATGCACATTGGCCACACTTCTTACGGCTAGGAAAAGCCGGTGTCTGTGGGTAAGTCGCTCTTCACGCCGACAAATTCCAGCCTGGGAAGCTGCCAGGTGACGGCTCAAGTTTAATCATGAAAGGCACGTTTGAAAATTAGATAAATATACTAAATAATAATACTTATTATTTGATCCAGGCCAGTCCGAAGAGTGTCGGCTGCAAAAAAATAGATAGCGGGAGACTGGCGCCAAGCTTCTTGCGGTTAGCCTGGTTGTCGATAGGTCATGAATTGCCGGGCGTACTTTTATCGCTTTCGCTCGTTTAAGAACGTATTTCTGTCAAGAGAGTGGCCGTGGGGCACTCATCGAACGACTCAAACTAATACTAATGCCTGCAATGGATGCGCAAGGCATTGTTTTTGTTTGTATATCTATCCTGATTCGTCGGAATTCTGGTGATCCAAACTGATGCAGGAATAGCGTCACTTGGCAGGATTCCAGCTCTGTGTTCAAGGGTGGAAGGGAGGGAGAGAATTGAGTACAATGAAGGTTCTTGATCGGGTTACCTCTCAGAGCAAGGACAAAGGGGATGAAAGGGGATGATGTGTCCATCAGCGTCGGCTCTGTGAGGGGAAAAAGGAATGAAGGAGGAATGGGACCATGCTGGGTACCGATATTCGCGGCATCATGGCGGAAGAAGAGGAAGTCCAACGCCGGCAAGAGGCTCTGAAGTCGCTGATGATCATGCGAACCAAGAAGTTGCGGGAATCATTGGATCAGCGGATCAAGCGAGCCAGGAGTCGCGGTGATTGGATGATGCTTTCCAAAGCGGAGTGCGCGGATCTCCATAAACAGGAGAAGGCCTATCTCCGTTCTCAGTTGGAACAGTTGCGGTTTGAGCAAAATCGAACGAAAGGAAAACTCACGGCGTTGAAGCGCGCAAAGGCCAGGGCCCAGCGTATTCGCGCTGCCGAGGCCGAGGCTGAGCGCAGACGGCGCTAAACGTCGATCATGTCTTGGGATGCCACGATGCAGGTCCAGCCAAACGACCGGGGACTCGATCGTTGTCTCTTCGTACGTTGACTCGTCGCCAAAGCGCATTGATTCGGCGACTGCTCCGTGATGGCAAAACACGCGCAAGGGAAGGCGCCTTCGTAGTGGAAGGGGCCAAATCCTGCGAAGAAGCGATACGCCATCGTCCCCAAACGGTCGTAAGCCTGATTCTGTCGCCGCAGTATTTGCACATGGAAGACGATGTGGGACGAACGGCACGAGTCGGGCTGACGGTCCCCCAGTTCGTCTGTTCTGACGCGACGTTCGCCACCCTGTCCGACGTGCCTGCGCCCCAAGGCATCATGGCCGTGATTTGCCAACCGCGATGGGATGAAACGCGGGTGCTGGAGCAACCGAAACTTATGGGAATCTTTGGGGACCGGCTTCAAGACCCGGCCAACGTCGGAGCTATCATTCGGACGGCCGCGGCGCTTGATCTGACGGGAGTGTGGTTGAGTCCGGATTCCGCGGATCCATTCGGTCCCAAAGCCGTTCGCGCGGCCTCCGGCGCGGTCTTGAGTCTCCCGGTTTTTCGAGAGGCGGACATCCGAGATTTGGCGAGGCATCGTTGCTCGATCTATTCCGCGTTGGTGCCGTCGCCGGACACTGTTTCTCTCCGAAGTCTCCGAGCCGTTCCCTCCCGTCTGATGATTGCCGTCGGCAACGAGGGGGAGGGGTTGGCGCAAGATATTGTCCGCCTTTCCACCGTCAAGTTCACCATTCCGCTCTCCAAAGGGGTTGAATCGCTGAACGTCGCCGCGACGGCGGCGATCGCGGCATTTTATCTGAGCACGCTTCAAGCCAACATATAACGTTGCGAATGGAAACAGTGAAAATGAGAGGCAACGCTTCTCCCGGAAGGCCTGGTTATGGCGGTCATTTATTAAGTCGTTACGATCGGGGCGATCGAATCGACAGATCGGATCGGCAACGAGGCGGACTCCTCCCGATTCCATTGAAAATCTTGGGCGGTCTCTCTATAGTGCGGCATGGATCGTATGGAAAATGACGATCCACACCGTAAAATTGTGTATCCGGTTGCTCGCCGCCCGAGAGGGTCTGCCCATCCTCGTTTAATGGCCATGTTGTTCTTTTTATCGCTGCTGTGGTTTTCCTGTCTCCCGATCTCTTTGTTTTCCATCACAGAGGAGGAATCCGCGGCGTTTGCCGAATCTCCTCGCGTTTACACGTTGGATACCATCGTCGATCTGGCGTTGGCCAAGAACCCGCTGGTCTTTTCCGCCGAAGGCCAAATCGAAGCTCAGCGCGGTTTGCAGACGGCGGCCGGCGCCTATCCCAATCCGACGATCGCCGGTTTGGGCGGGCACGGCATGTTGCGAGACGCGGGTCGCGCCGGTCTCGGCTCATTCTCAGGTCGTGAGTCTCTGACCGAATACAACGTCACGGTCGGCCAACCCTTTGAGTGGCCCATGATGCGTGAGGCGCGCCAGCGCGTGGCGGACCTTGGGCTTTCGACGGCGAATGCCGGCCTCATGGAGACGCAACTGAATTTACGATCACAGGTCAAAGTGGCCTTCTACGGCCTCCTGCTGGCCCGACAGGACGCCGCGCTGGCCAGACAAAACCTGGGAATCGTCGAGGGAGTCGAACGGATCGTCAAAGCGAGGGTGAAATCGGGCGAGGCGCCGCAGTTTGAGTTGATCAAGGCCGAGGTCGAGGTTCTGAAAGCCCGACAACAGCTCGCGCGCGCGGAGAATGTCGTCCGGATCAACCGGGTGGTCATGGATACTCTGACGGGCGGGGCGTTGGGAACCGAGTACGACATCGAGGGGGACTTCATGGCGTTCCCTTCCCGCTTGCGCGTTGAAGAGTTGATGAACCGGATGATGGAGCGCCATCCCACCATCCAACGGCTGATGAAATCGGTCGAACAATCGGATTGGAAGATCGAGTTCGAGCGGCAAATGCGGATGCCGACCGTCACGGTCAACGGCGGCTTTTGGCGTGAAATGGACAGAGAAGCCTATCAAGGGGGACTGTCGATTCCATTGCCCTTGTGGTATCGCCGCGAGGGAGAGATCGCTTCGTCGATGGGAACGAAGCGCAGAGAAGAGGCGGAACTGCTGCGGGTGCGCAACGAGTTGACGATGGCGATCCACCAACATTACCAGGACGCCAGGACCACGGCCGAACTGATCGAGGTTTTCGACAAGGGATTGCTCAAACAAGCGCAGGAAGCGCTCCGGCTGGCTCAGTTCAGTTTTCAGCAGGGTGCCTCCAGCCTGCTCGAAGTGTTGGACGCGCAACGAGTGCAGCGACAAATTCAATTGGACTATGCCGAAGCGCGTCACAACCTCTCGGTTTCACTGGCCAAGCTGGAACAGGCCGTCGGGGGGGGATTTTGATGACGGGACGACCCGAACGTGATCTCTTCCGGATGCT
This sequence is a window from Candidatus Nitrospira inopinata. Protein-coding genes within it:
- a CDS encoding NAD-dependent malic enzyme gives rise to the protein MIDDDLSSNYRLTVRLELANQPGVFARVATLLAEEQANLGAVDLVSATKARLVRDVTFDVQNEAHGERVLNRLRLLPDVEVISASDRIFLLHLGGKIRVEGKVPVKTRHTLSMVYTPGVGRVAAAIAQDPAKAYVFTSKGNSVAVVTDGSAVLGLGNLGPEAALPVMEGKVMLFKELAGIDAWPLCLKTQDPDEIARIVEGIAPGFGAVNLEDISAPRCFEIERRLKQSLEIPVMHDDQHGTAVVVLAALTNALRVTGKRLEDVHIVVNGLGAAGMACCRMLLAAGVSHLVGCDKQGIILKGDAATLQGCRDDLAACLTPNSPQGSLRDALKGADVFIGVSAGNILSAEALDIMAPDRIVFAMANPDPEVPPELARSHCRIFATGRSDFPNQINNALAFPGIFRGALDVQAREINEAMKLAAAHAIAGAVPEGALGEEYIIPSLFDKTVVPRVARAVAIAARQTGVARRRAKIGDEPDSGTV
- a CDS encoding J domain-containing protein, whose translation is MPFSMSKYLKFRQGMQNRIGSLRSKTEESLDVAVDVMMEERVDGFFRVEQGLEEIIRSLAEIEEELDAIRDLSGAMRLESRLEFVEDRWDEFDSEIRERPRRRRKRLNLADILKASSGNSGAVSDHSGGGIHTAMDAYAVMGLEFGSSLADVTAAFRTKAKQLHPDANNGDRSSEPELRRMLEAYQFLKEYLSLSNVDPLRPPDRPYNPSE
- the rnd gene encoding ribonuclease D, whose amino-acid sequence is MAIHPPYYIANAKALREFCERLQDSPRLALDTEFVGEDSFVPKLELIQVATDDVAAVIDFPAVQADNALDLFWEILCDPDIEKVVHAGRQDLDLFAVHAGRIPKPFFDTQIAAAMVGYGAQVAYASLVQRVHGAKLDKAHTFTNWSARPLSHDQLAYALDDVTYLLAIYDHLRARLSKFGRLEWAVEEFSRLESAVGDMRRDSHARYQRVRGWDTLKPKSAAVLRALAAWREDEAKRRNSPRSRVMRDEVLLQLARRPPSTVQELRSVRGMHESEVNRNGETLLAVIGAALALPSSEWPEVPRERKPEPESAGLLELLQAVLKARAAQEDIAPAMLGTTADLQALAEAKTNRATMDLPLLKGWRKSLVGDLLLDVLDGKLAVKTDPLTGVVSWVRISTENRG
- the arsC gene encoding arsenate reductase (glutaredoxin) (This arsenate reductase requires both glutathione and glutaredoxin to convert arsenate to arsenite, after which the efflux transporter formed by ArsA and ArsB can extrude the arsenite from the cell, providing resistance.) encodes the protein MAKITIYHKPTCSTCREAIGLLKDSGESFTAINYYEQPFDKKRLKALLNKAGLSPKDVLRTKEDVYKELGLAKKTLTDDELIELMVKHPDLIQRPLVEKGDEAILARPAESIKKLL
- a CDS encoding citrate synthase; the encoded protein is MPHDFMPGLAGVPAATSSISDVDGQRGVLEYRGIRVEELCAKSSYLETAYLLLFGRLPTRAELHRWTADVTHHRRVKFRIVDLLKCLPEQGHPMDALQAAVAALGMFYPGRNVKDADNNYWSAVRLVAKLPTIVAAWARIRRGDDPIPPRDDLGFSENFLYMLTETAPPPLWSEVFDDCLILHAEHTMNASTFAGLVTASTLADPYTVVASSIGALKGPLHGGANEEVVQMLIEIGSPDRARTYVEEKLRAKQKLMGFGHRVYKVKDPRATVLQELCRRLFTESGPSPFYNIALEVERAAGERLGDKGVYPNVDFYSGIIYDKMGIEMDLFTPIFAMARVAGWLAHWLEQLGENKLFRPDQIYSGEHNRPYVPIDQR
- a CDS encoding Hsp20/alpha crystallin family protein, producing MSLVRWDPFRELEDMSERLNRVFARPSVRATSTKEHLTVADWIPTVDISETDDEYLIKAELPEVKKEDVKVTVEDGVLTMHGERRQEKEEKGRKYHRVERSYGSFVRSFTLPESVDETGVKAEYKDGVLNLHLPKVEKVKPKAIEVKVG
- a CDS encoding TrmH family RNA methyltransferase codes for the protein MIRRLLRDGKTRAREGAFVVEGAKSCEEAIRHRPQTVVSLILSPQYLHMEDDVGRTARVGLTVPQFVCSDATFATLSDVPAPQGIMAVICQPRWDETRVLEQPKLMGIFGDRLQDPANVGAIIRTAAALDLTGVWLSPDSADPFGPKAVRAASGAVLSLPVFREADIRDLARHRCSIYSALVPSPDTVSLRSLRAVPSRLMIAVGNEGEGLAQDIVRLSTVKFTIPLSKGVESLNVAATAAIAAFYLSTLQANI
- a CDS encoding TolC family protein, with translation MLFFLSLLWFSCLPISLFSITEEESAAFAESPRVYTLDTIVDLALAKNPLVFSAEGQIEAQRGLQTAAGAYPNPTIAGLGGHGMLRDAGRAGLGSFSGRESLTEYNVTVGQPFEWPMMREARQRVADLGLSTANAGLMETQLNLRSQVKVAFYGLLLARQDAALARQNLGIVEGVERIVKARVKSGEAPQFELIKAEVEVLKARQQLARAENVVRINRVVMDTLTGGALGTEYDIEGDFMAFPSRLRVEELMNRMMERHPTIQRLMKSVEQSDWKIEFERQMRMPTVTVNGGFWREMDREAYQGGLSIPLPLWYRREGEIASSMGTKRREEAELLRVRNELTMAIHQHYQDARTTAELIEVFDKGLLKQAQEALRLAQFSFQQGASSLLEVLDAQRVQRQIQLDYAEARHNLSVSLAKLEQAVGGGF